The Candidatus Poribacteria bacterium genome includes a window with the following:
- a CDS encoding LLM class flavin-dependent oxidoreductase — translation PLLDGDANREMFEEQLDIIFKSFNESSFSHHGKYYDIPPKVPYRGYELEEITLVPRPLKRPVECWQPIVSASERGLNLMAKYGIKGMIGGGAAAGGAAEKVIHAWQQVQANHGREMELGGDLIIGFSYHIADTEEKAIEEASRYFEEHMKMFAPLGFVRGLTDEQIAATADPQRARTAGLPTLRDAVEAGSWLCGPPELIIEKLMDVQKRYPGLDQVTVNNAVGTPEHVILEQLDRFAKEVMPTFKN, via the coding sequence CCTCTACTCGATGGAGACGCCAACCGCGAGATGTTCGAGGAACAACTTGACATCATCTTCAAGTCATTCAATGAGTCGTCCTTCTCCCATCACGGTAAATACTACGACATCCCACCCAAGGTTCCATATCGTGGGTATGAATTGGAGGAAATCACACTGGTGCCGCGTCCCCTCAAGCGACCTGTTGAGTGCTGGCAGCCTATCGTCAGTGCTAGTGAACGCGGACTCAACCTTATGGCAAAATACGGCATCAAGGGGATGATCGGCGGCGGTGCTGCTGCGGGAGGGGCTGCGGAAAAAGTAATACATGCTTGGCAGCAGGTGCAGGCGAACCACGGCAGGGAGATGGAACTGGGTGGCGACCTTATTATCGGCTTCTCCTACCATATTGCCGATACAGAGGAAAAGGCGATTGAGGAGGCGAGTAGATACTTTGAAGAACACATGAAGATGTTCGCACCTCTAGGGTTCGTGCGCGGATTGACGGACGAGCAGATTGCGGCGACGGCAGATCCTCAACGGGCGCGGACCGCCGGTTTGCCCACGCTGCGGGATGCTGTAGAGGCGGGTTCATGGCTGTGCGGACCGCCGGAATTGATTATTGAAAAATTGATGGACGTTCAAAAACGCTATCCCGGACTAGATCAAGTGACCGTCAACAACGCCGTAGGCACACCAGAGCATGTGATTCTGGAACAACTCGACCGATTCGCCAAAGAGGTCATGCCCACATTCAAAAACTAG
- a CDS encoding LLM class flavin-dependent oxidoreductase yields the protein MIRKFGSLFAGHVDLTDVGLDGPPVNERWLSDEHIATVFDKTQAIAQLMDRNGYETLWLAEHHFQREGYECIPNILMLGVHLAHLTQTLKIGCAFNVTPMWHPLRLAEDYATADLLTGGRIVFGVG from the coding sequence ATGATCAGGAAATTTGGTTCACTATTCGCAGGACATGTTGATCTGACAGATGTAGGCCTTGATGGTCCGCCTGTCAACGAACGTTGGCTCTCCGACGAACATATCGCGACCGTATTCGATAAGACGCAAGCCATCGCGCAGCTCATGGACCGCAACGGCTACGAAACCCTTTGGCTGGCTGAACACCACTTTCAGCGCGAAGGGTACGAGTGCATCCCTAACATTCTGATGCTCGGTGTCCACCTCGCTCACCTGACACAGACGCTCAAAATTGGGTGCGCTTTCAACGTGACGCCGATGTGGCACCCACTACGACTCGCAGAAGACTATGCGACCGCAGACCTCCTCACGGGTGGACGTATCGTCTTTGGCGTGGG
- a CDS encoding Ldh family oxidoreductase, which translates to MIAIKIQDFIDLDVYQQETEYLTEWIKSSEKLPGVDEVFAPGEFEERSREQRMRDGIPIEEKTWDRLVEAAASHGVSAPAV; encoded by the coding sequence ATGATCGCTATCAAGATTCAGGATTTCATCGATCTTGATGTCTACCAGCAGGAGACCGAGTACCTTACGGAATGGATAAAGTCCTCTGAAAAACTGCCCGGTGTTGATGAAGTGTTCGCTCCCGGCGAGTTTGAGGAACGGAGCCGTGAACAACGTATGAGAGATGGCATTCCAATCGAAGAGAAAACGTGGGATCGGCTGGTTGAGGCAGCTGCGTCCCATGGCGTTTCAGCCCCAGCAGTCTAA
- a CDS encoding Ldh family oxidoreductase, with the protein MPTVNHDVLRKFVYDMYIGAGGVEEDARIVSNHVVESNLMGHDSHGVINAPNYAGGMSGGPSTDKMEIVRETPATAVINANGGLGMVIAQKAMEMAVEKAKTHTFGGVGLHRCGHAGRMGTYPTIAAKEGMIGLVFLNGGGRFMHPFGGTSRRLPPNPIAIAVPRKNGEPLMLDATMSVVAGGKILVQRARDEEMPEGWMIDSEGNTVTDPNAFIDRHDDTAVMPVGGFQFGHKGFGLGFMIDAIAGTHPWRKRDCDDRYQDSGFHRS; encoded by the coding sequence ATGCCTACAGTCAATCATGATGTTTTACGAAAATTTGTTTATGATATGTATATCGGTGCCGGTGGAGTTGAGGAAGATGCCCGTATTGTCAGCAATCATGTCGTAGAATCCAATTTGATGGGGCACGATTCACACGGCGTGATTAACGCACCCAACTACGCAGGCGGGATGAGTGGCGGTCCCTCAACGGATAAGATGGAAATCGTCCGTGAGACACCCGCAACAGCAGTGATAAACGCCAACGGCGGGCTCGGCATGGTCATCGCTCAGAAGGCGATGGAGATGGCAGTTGAAAAAGCGAAAACACACACATTCGGCGGGGTTGGACTCCACCGTTGCGGACACGCCGGACGGATGGGAACGTATCCCACAATCGCCGCAAAAGAGGGGATGATCGGGCTCGTTTTCCTAAATGGCGGCGGACGATTTATGCACCCCTTCGGCGGCACCTCCCGAAGGCTCCCACCCAACCCAATTGCGATCGCAGTCCCCCGCAAAAACGGCGAACCGTTGATGCTTGATGCGACGATGAGTGTTGTTGCAGGCGGGAAGATACTGGTCCAACGTGCACGTGATGAAGAGATGCCAGAAGGTTGGATGATTGACTCAGAAGGAAACACAGTTACTGATCCGAACGCTTTCATAGACCGTCATGATGATACAGCAGTAATGCCGGTGGGTGGTTTTCAGTTCGGGCACAAGGGCTTCGGCTTAGGATTTATGATTGATGCCATCGCCGGAACCCACCCGTGGCGCAAGCGGGATTGTGATGATCGCTATCAAGATTCAGGATTTCATCGATCTTGA
- a CDS encoding site-specific DNA-methyltransferase — MMEAYINRILQGDCLELFSQIPDNSVDITFADPPFNLKKKYHSTRDSLELEEYLHWCEKWISEMVRVTKETGSIFVHNIPKWLTYYASFLNKLADFRHWISWDAPTAPMGKTLQPAHYGILFYAKDAKQNKFYEIRYPHKRCRKCNYLHKDYGGKKGLLHPFGPLVPDTWTDIHRIKHNKYRDPHPCQLPIHLLERIILMSTDEGDTVLDPFLGTGTTAIAAKRLGRHYVGFELDQTYAMIARDKVKQQVSNSRIGNIWASVYLDEIVTLRDQDWEALQPEFRSPESPQAIDHTKIVLKGKISLTPTVSQQETDQEAQLRFAENREKYQ, encoded by the coding sequence ATAATGGAAGCGTATATCAATCGGATTCTTCAAGGCGATTGTCTCGAATTGTTTAGCCAAATTCCCGATAATAGCGTCGATATAACCTTCGCCGATCCACCCTTTAATCTGAAGAAGAAATATCACAGCACAAGAGATAGCCTTGAGCTGGAAGAATATCTACACTGGTGCGAAAAATGGATTTCGGAGATGGTGCGTGTCACGAAGGAAACGGGGTCAATTTTTGTACATAATATCCCCAAATGGCTGACGTATTATGCGAGTTTTTTGAACAAACTTGCTGATTTTAGGCACTGGATTTCGTGGGATGCCCCCACAGCACCGATGGGGAAAACACTCCAACCCGCGCATTACGGCATCCTATTTTATGCCAAAGATGCAAAGCAAAATAAATTTTACGAAATTCGTTATCCGCACAAACGTTGTCGTAAATGTAACTATTTGCATAAGGACTACGGCGGGAAAAAGGGACTGTTGCATCCTTTTGGCCCGCTTGTTCCAGATACGTGGACAGATATTCATCGGATAAAGCACAACAAATATCGCGATCCGCATCCGTGTCAACTGCCGATTCATTTGTTAGAACGTATCATCTTAATGTCCACTGATGAAGGCGATACAGTGCTTGACCCGTTTCTGGGGACAGGTACAACAGCAATAGCTGCAAAGCGACTTGGACGGCACTACGTCGGTTTTGAACTTGATCAGACATACGCGATGATCGCACGTGACAAAGTGAAGCAACAAGTATCGAATTCCCGGATTGGAAATATATGGGCCAGCGTTTACCTAGACGAAATCGTCACACTCCGGGACCAAGATTGGGAGGCGTTACAGCCAGAATTTCGCAGTCCTGAGTCCCCCCAAGCAATCGATCATACCAAAATAGTGCTAAAAGGTAAAATATCGCTCACACCAACGGTTAGCCAACAGGAGACAGATCAAGAGGCACAATTGCGATTCGCGGAGAATCGCGAAAAATATCAATAA
- a CDS encoding UbiD family decarboxylase, whose protein sequence is MAYSSLRDFVRKLERAGELKRIKAEVSPDLEITQITDRVSKAEG, encoded by the coding sequence ATGGCATACTCCAGTCTGAGAGATTTTGTAAGAAAGTTAGAACGAGCCGGCGAATTAAAGCGAATCAAAGCCGAAGTCTCCCCTGACCTTGAGATCACACAGATCACGGATCGGGTGAGTAAGGCTGAAGG
- a CDS encoding amidohydrolase/deacetylase family metallohydrolase, which produces MAYDLLIKGGTLIDPAQNIHANKDVAFSSGVVAAVDDNLSNADALEVLDASGCLVTPGMIDLHVHVFYGVSHYGIEPDPTCLAKGATTVVDAGSAGADIFPGFRKYVIDVSETRILAQINISSQGMLTQEIGEFEIPEYADVDKACAMIEKHRDVILGVKVRLTKHSIVSERSGMIPLHHAREAADAAGLPIMVHPQDAWCDSIDDILAVMGERDIVTHCFHGSRCGILDDDGKVRKSVHEAMERGVVFDVGHGAGSFSWDTVETAMSQGVAPQTISSDLHIYNVNGPVYDLANVVTKFLHLGMSLDDAIAKVTAVPAEVILMSDKIGTLAPGAWGDAIISELREGEFQLMDSRGEARTSRQNFVPVTVVKGGRVYRQARKG; this is translated from the coding sequence ATGGCTTACGATTTACTAATCAAAGGCGGAACCCTGATTGATCCCGCACAAAATATTCACGCAAACAAAGATGTCGCATTTTCAAGCGGCGTTGTCGCCGCAGTAGATGACAATTTATCAAATGCAGACGCGCTTGAGGTATTGGACGCTAGTGGCTGCCTTGTCACGCCGGGCATGATTGATCTACACGTTCACGTGTTCTACGGTGTCAGTCATTATGGCATTGAACCAGATCCGACCTGCTTGGCAAAGGGCGCAACGACGGTAGTTGATGCTGGCTCCGCGGGTGCCGACATTTTTCCCGGCTTTCGCAAGTATGTGATCGACGTGAGCGAAACGCGGATCTTGGCGCAAATTAATATCTCGTCGCAGGGGATGTTGACCCAAGAAATCGGCGAGTTTGAAATCCCCGAATATGCCGATGTAGACAAAGCCTGTGCGATGATTGAAAAGCATCGCGATGTAATTTTGGGGGTGAAGGTGCGACTGACAAAACATAGCATCGTCAGTGAACGATCAGGGATGATTCCGCTGCACCATGCACGCGAAGCCGCAGATGCAGCAGGTCTACCCATTATGGTGCATCCGCAAGACGCTTGGTGCGATTCGATAGATGATATCTTGGCGGTCATGGGTGAACGTGACATCGTGACGCACTGCTTCCATGGAAGTAGATGTGGTATCTTGGACGACGACGGGAAGGTGCGGAAGTCAGTGCATGAGGCGATGGAGCGCGGTGTCGTCTTTGATGTGGGTCACGGTGCCGGGTCTTTCTCGTGGGATACCGTTGAAACCGCGATGAGCCAAGGGGTTGCACCACAAACAATCTCATCAGACCTGCATATTTACAATGTCAACGGTCCCGTCTATGACTTGGCGAATGTCGTGACAAAATTCCTCCATCTTGGCATGTCGCTCGACGACGCCATCGCAAAGGTTACTGCGGTCCCAGCTGAAGTGATTTTGATGTCGGACAAAATCGGCACACTGGCACCCGGCGCTTGGGGAGACGCGATTATCTCTGAACTGCGAGAAGGTGAATTCCAACTGATGGATTCGCGTGGTGAGGCCCGTACCAGTAGGCAGAACTTTGTGCCGGTTACTGTTGTCAAAGGCGGGCGGGTATATCGGCAAGCTCGCAAGGGATAA
- a CDS encoding leucine-rich repeat domain-containing protein, translated as MRYISLLCISLLIFIFSSEVILNPDVIGAAVNIPDANLESALRLQLGIPSDLLTDSDLVSVTHLSVIHTEIANLEGLEHCRNLVHLSLIGVKVKDIRPIKKLTNLHWLDLGNNQVSDIRPIAALTNLRWLDLNNNQIRDIESLAGLINLERLDLNNNQIRDIQPLAELIHLERLYLNNNQIHDIYPLTELIHLESLDLPKNQIHDIRALGELTNLKWLYLGENQIDDIRPLAKLKNIERLYLEINQIRDVSPLAGLKKLFRLNLNENQIDDVRPLAESANLERLELTDNQICDVHPLAGLKNLKWLYLAKNRIHDVNPLAELVNLYELDLQENRIHDIHPLVKNPGIGQGDVISVKSNPLNEDSIKHYIHGLKAREVRLSMD; from the coding sequence ATGAGATACATCAGCTTACTTTGTATATCCCTATTGATTTTTATCTTTAGCTCAGAAGTTATTTTGAATCCCGACGTAATCGGGGCAGCGGTGAATATCCCTGATGCAAATCTGGAAAGCGCGCTTCGATTGCAGTTAGGTATCCCTTCCGATCTACTCACCGACAGCGATCTGGTAAGTGTCACACACCTTTCGGTAATACACACAGAGATCGCCAACCTAGAGGGATTGGAGCATTGCAGGAACTTGGTACATCTTAGCCTGATTGGTGTAAAAGTCAAAGATATTCGTCCAATCAAAAAGTTAACAAACCTACATTGGCTCGATCTAGGCAATAATCAGGTCAGTGATATTCGCCCGATCGCTGCATTAACCAACCTGCGGTGGCTCGACTTAAACAATAATCAGATTCGTGATATTGAGTCACTCGCTGGATTGATAAACCTAGAGCGACTTGACTTAAATAATAATCAGATTCGCGATATTCAACCGCTTGCTGAACTGATACACCTGGAACGGCTTTACTTAAATAACAACCAAATCCATGATATATACCCGCTGACAGAACTGATACACTTGGAGAGTCTGGACCTACCCAAGAATCAGATTCATGATATTCGGGCTTTAGGCGAGTTGACAAATCTGAAATGGCTTTATCTCGGTGAAAATCAGATTGACGATATTCGCCCACTTGCAAAATTAAAAAATATAGAGAGACTTTACCTCGAAATAAATCAAATTCGCGATGTGAGTCCACTCGCCGGACTAAAGAAACTGTTTCGGCTTAACCTGAATGAAAACCAGATCGACGACGTTCGTCCACTTGCAGAATCAGCAAATCTCGAACGACTTGAGCTAACTGACAATCAAATTTGCGATGTGCATCCCCTCGCTGGGTTAAAAAATCTGAAGTGGCTTTATCTGGCGAAGAATCGGATCCACGATGTAAACCCTCTCGCAGAACTGGTAAACTTGTATGAACTTGACTTGCAGGAGAATCGGATTCACGATATTCACCCATTAGTCAAGAACCCCGGAATCGGACAAGGTGATGTCATCTCCGTAAAATCCAATCCCTTGAATGAAGACTCTATCAAACATTATATCCATGGATTGAAAGCGCGGGAGGTGCGCCTTTCCATGGATTAA
- a CDS encoding inorganic diphosphatase translates to MNLRDISLGRHAPSIINVVIEAPKGSRKKYRYHAKSRKFRLAYEFSIPVPTEYGWIPETVAEDGHFLNAMVIAANASHPGYVCEARPIGVLKRKDRDHHVICVMLGDERYTSVKDISDLDVKLLKKIVQFFEPYFELSGWLNRAETVETIKKAHDAFIAGPKSRSPEAQIDNDPGDDEDAEGFDENLDETSVAEATAERVDHDDQGEAEDADSDN, encoded by the coding sequence ATGAACTTGCGAGATATTTCACTTGGACGCCATGCACCCTCAATCATTAATGTCGTTATCGAAGCACCGAAGGGGAGTCGAAAAAAATATCGTTATCACGCAAAAAGTAGAAAATTCCGATTAGCATATGAATTTAGTATACCAGTGCCAACAGAATACGGTTGGATTCCAGAAACAGTTGCTGAAGATGGGCATTTCCTGAATGCAATGGTAATTGCTGCCAACGCGAGCCACCCTGGCTACGTTTGTGAGGCACGACCCATTGGCGTACTAAAACGTAAGGACCGAGACCATCACGTCATCTGTGTGATGTTAGGCGATGAGCGTTACACTTCAGTCAAGGACATTTCGGACTTAGACGTTAAGTTACTCAAAAAAATTGTGCAATTTTTTGAACCTTATTTTGAATTATCCGGTTGGCTAAATCGTGCCGAGACGGTTGAGACAATTAAAAAAGCACACGACGCATTCATTGCGGGTCCCAAATCCCGTAGCCCCGAAGCCCAAATAGACAATGATCCCGGCGACGATGAGGACGCGGAAGGCTTCGACGAAAATCTTGACGAAACCAGCGTGGCAGAAGCGACTGCTGAACGAGTAGACCATGACGATCAAGGGGAGGCGGAAGATGCCGATTCCGACAATTGA
- a CDS encoding DUF4159 domain-containing protein, which yields MNQQSSLSLLLLFVLSLSMAISHPSYSDENDDSDLFTFVRLRYTGGNSWFGNGWDVDLPASDRNFIRKLTQATDMPVARHEKIISVGSPALFNYPFAYILEVGTLNLSNAEAANLREYLLRGGFIMVDDFHGGTEWRHFYRQLKKIFPEREPEDIPITHSIFHCFFDIDTLVQIPGIRSLYNGRTYERRDGYPAHCRGVYDEHGRLMMMINFNTDLGDAWEHAAEGFYPRKYSDWAYRLGINAVVYALTH from the coding sequence ATGAACCAACAAAGTTCCCTCAGCTTGCTCTTACTTTTCGTCCTTAGTCTCAGTATGGCTATATCTCATCCAAGCTACTCCGATGAGAATGATGATAGTGATCTTTTCACTTTTGTGAGGCTAAGATACACAGGGGGCAACAGTTGGTTTGGCAACGGCTGGGATGTCGATTTGCCTGCCTCCGATAGAAATTTTATCCGAAAGCTCACCCAAGCGACAGACATGCCCGTTGCCCGTCATGAAAAGATTATCTCGGTTGGCTCCCCAGCGCTTTTTAACTACCCCTTCGCTTATATCTTGGAAGTTGGCACGCTCAACCTGAGCAATGCGGAAGCGGCAAACCTTCGGGAGTATCTACTTCGTGGCGGTTTTATTATGGTGGACGACTTCCACGGCGGGACAGAATGGCGCCATTTTTACCGTCAACTCAAGAAAATTTTCCCAGAACGTGAACCCGAAGACATCCCCATCACCCACTCTATATTCCACTGTTTTTTCGATATCGATACCCTCGTTCAGATTCCCGGAATAAGATCTCTATACAACGGACGCACTTATGAGCGGCGAGACGGCTATCCTGCTCATTGTCGGGGTGTTTATGATGAACACGGTCGCTTAATGATGATGATTAATTTCAATACCGATCTAGGGGATGCGTGGGAACATGCAGCGGAGGGCTTTTATCCACGTAAGTACTCGGATTGGGCGTACCGTCTGGGAATCAACGCTGTGGTCTATGCCTTAACACATTAG
- a CDS encoding PorV/PorQ family protein, whose translation MRFTAFPFSCFLAFCILIALCCHTVAHAAEKYAGDFLTLGVGARPLGMGGSFAAIADDSTAAYWNPAGLGRLRHSEAAFMHSSLGELDSYDFVNYVHPIGEVASLGLSWLRVGVDDIPITSLLRPGNPVSPANRPKQVGTFNITDNAFFLSYGRQVRFNIGSKRLNMFLGGSTKLIYITALRNTNALGVGGDLGLLWTTPIERSRQLSIGIVAQDFFRTKLYWNTPPEKPGEASNTDTIEPNLKIGFSYKQSIKPLKSHLLLTVDTDSLYSFEMHYGAEYVFAELLSLRIGVQERKGINTIRLMTAGAGLRLSFLTGAAFSVDYAFLNNSELGNSNRISLMTRF comes from the coding sequence TTGCGTTTTACCGCTTTCCCGTTTTCCTGCTTTCTGGCTTTCTGCATTCTCATTGCTCTCTGTTGTCACACCGTTGCCCATGCTGCAGAAAAGTATGCGGGAGATTTCTTAACGCTCGGTGTCGGAGCGCGACCATTGGGGATGGGAGGAAGTTTTGCAGCCATCGCTGATGATTCCACCGCAGCTTATTGGAATCCGGCTGGACTTGGGCGTTTGCGCCATTCCGAAGCAGCTTTTATGCACTCCAGTCTTGGCGAATTAGATAGTTACGATTTCGTCAATTATGTTCATCCAATCGGTGAGGTTGCATCGCTTGGGTTGAGTTGGCTGCGCGTGGGCGTTGATGATATCCCGATTACATCACTCCTACGTCCTGGAAATCCTGTCAGTCCAGCTAACCGCCCCAAACAAGTCGGAACTTTTAACATCACCGACAATGCCTTCTTCCTATCCTATGGCAGGCAGGTCAGGTTTAATATAGGATCAAAGCGGTTGAACATGTTCCTCGGTGGCAGCACTAAATTAATCTACATCACTGCGCTGCGCAACACAAACGCGCTTGGTGTCGGTGGGGATCTCGGTTTGCTCTGGACAACCCCTATTGAACGATCCCGCCAATTGTCGATCGGCATCGTCGCGCAGGATTTTTTTAGAACAAAGCTATACTGGAATACACCACCCGAAAAACCGGGTGAAGCGTCCAATACAGACACGATTGAGCCGAACCTGAAGATCGGGTTCTCTTACAAACAATCGATCAAACCGTTGAAAAGCCACTTGTTGCTGACGGTTGATACCGATAGCTTGTACTCGTTTGAAATGCACTACGGTGCGGAGTACGTTTTCGCAGAACTCCTGTCGTTAAGGATTGGTGTTCAGGAGCGGAAAGGCATCAATACAATCCGTTTAATGACGGCTGGTGCAGGGTTACGGCTTTCATTCTTAACTGGCGCCGCTTTCTCCGTGGATTACGCTTTCTTGAACAACAGTGAGTTGGGAAATAGCAATCGGATCTCTTTGATGACGCGGTTCTGA